A DNA window from Leptolyngbya sp. KIOST-1 contains the following coding sequences:
- the mobF gene encoding MobF family relaxase — translation MLSTSNLSAAQAETYYTHEDYYSAEEAAHPTKWVGKGAASLGLAGVVNQQEFSQMLSAQAPDGRSLTGKVVNPEKRRAATDFTFSAPKSVSIAALVQQDERVLEAHHQAVAKTLSVLEERYAQTRVSTEAGRAKVTTGNIAAAVFTHSTSREAEPQLHSHCVVMNATQLADGRWFSLSNEGAIANQKLLGQIYQNELAVALRQQGYQIEPKAHGQFELAGYSPELLKAFSTRRQQILKLIEKWETTGSENNWAMRETATLVSRKRKPKEVDEGLLQRGWNALIQLKGLELPELPEGSTPAIGDQPSATSVIDAAIQHCGERESVFRRTTLERFVFEHELGVQGFEAIEGAIANSPELIRVADGKFTTQTALNLELDTIRLMQQGQGQVVPIVPSSTQVDSLLSHSLNPEQQNAVEIAATTPDNVMAWQGVAGAGKT, via the coding sequence ATGCTTTCCACGAGCAACCTCTCTGCGGCTCAGGCGGAGACCTATTACACCCACGAGGACTATTACTCGGCGGAAGAAGCGGCTCACCCGACGAAGTGGGTGGGAAAGGGGGCTGCGTCGTTGGGGTTGGCTGGGGTTGTCAATCAGCAGGAATTCAGCCAAATGCTATCCGCGCAGGCTCCCGATGGGCGATCGCTGACGGGGAAAGTGGTTAACCCAGAAAAGCGGCGGGCGGCGACAGACTTTACCTTTAGCGCCCCCAAGAGTGTCAGCATTGCGGCTTTGGTGCAGCAGGACGAGCGGGTGTTGGAGGCGCATCATCAGGCGGTGGCGAAGACACTATCAGTTTTGGAGGAGCGCTACGCCCAGACGAGGGTTTCAACCGAGGCCGGACGGGCGAAGGTGACGACGGGGAATATCGCCGCAGCAGTGTTTACTCATTCCACCAGTCGGGAGGCGGAGCCGCAGCTGCACAGCCATTGTGTGGTGATGAATGCGACGCAGTTGGCCGATGGACGGTGGTTTAGTTTAAGCAATGAGGGGGCGATCGCCAACCAAAAGCTCCTGGGCCAGATTTACCAGAATGAGCTAGCCGTAGCCTTGAGGCAGCAGGGGTACCAGATTGAGCCCAAAGCCCATGGGCAGTTTGAACTGGCGGGATATTCGCCAGAGTTGCTAAAGGCCTTTTCGACCCGCAGACAACAAATCCTGAAGCTGATTGAGAAGTGGGAGACGACCGGCTCTGAGAACAACTGGGCCATGCGGGAGACAGCGACGTTGGTGTCACGGAAGCGGAAGCCCAAGGAGGTGGACGAGGGATTGCTACAGCGGGGGTGGAATGCGCTAATTCAGCTCAAGGGGCTAGAACTGCCGGAGCTGCCAGAAGGCAGTACCCCAGCAATTGGCGATCAGCCATCGGCTACTTCAGTAATTGACGCGGCAATCCAGCACTGTGGGGAACGGGAGTCGGTGTTTCGGCGGACGACGCTGGAGCGCTTTGTGTTTGAGCACGAGTTAGGGGTGCAGGGGTTTGAGGCGATTGAGGGAGCGATCGCCAACAGCCCTGAACTCATCCGGGTCGCCGACGGCAAATTCACAACCCAAACGGCGCTGAATCTGGAACTCGACACCATCCGCCTGATGCAGCAAGGACAGGGGCAGGTGGTACCGATTGTCCCCAGCAGTACCCAGGTGGACAGCCTGCTTAGCCATTCCCTGAACCCGGAGCAGCAAAACGCGGTGGAGATCGCAGCAACCACGCCGGATAACGTGATGGCCTGGCAGGGAGTAGCGGGGGCAGGCAAGACCTGA
- a CDS encoding aminopeptidase P N-terminal domain-containing protein, whose amino-acid sequence MPTPYAHRRQRVMDLIGHGTAVFASAPPVVMHNDVDYPFRQDSNFYYLTGFNEPGAVAVLAPHHDEHRFVLFVRPKDPEKETWSGYRLGVEKAKEQLGADQVYPIAELDEHLPKYLEKADRLYFRFGHDEALNQRILKHWQRLLATYYKRGTGPVAIEDATLMMQTLRRVKSAEELDALRRAIAIAAKAHNHALEIARPGRYEYEIQAEMEHIFRLEGAMGPAYTSIVAAGANACILHYVENNCQMQDGDLLLIDAGCAVDYYNADITRTFPVGGRFSDEQRILYELVLEAQERAIAAVKPGAPFNEFHDAATRTITAGLVDLGLLAGDIDTLIEEKKHKAFFMHGTGHFLGLDVHDAGILRNPDKTWKPFEVGNVVTVEPGIYISPTYEPVEGQPAIDDRWRGIGIRIEDDVLVTETGCEVLTEAVPKALEAMER is encoded by the coding sequence ATGCCCACTCCCTATGCCCATCGTCGTCAGCGTGTCATGGACCTCATTGGCCACGGTACCGCTGTCTTTGCCAGCGCCCCCCCGGTGGTGATGCACAACGATGTCGACTACCCCTTTCGCCAGGACAGCAATTTTTACTACCTGACGGGGTTTAATGAGCCGGGGGCGGTGGCAGTGCTGGCTCCCCACCATGACGAGCACCGGTTTGTGCTGTTTGTGCGGCCCAAGGACCCGGAAAAGGAGACCTGGTCGGGCTACCGGCTGGGGGTGGAAAAAGCAAAGGAGCAGTTGGGGGCCGATCAGGTTTACCCCATTGCCGAACTGGACGAGCACCTGCCCAAGTACCTGGAAAAGGCCGATCGCCTCTACTTTCGCTTTGGCCACGACGAGGCGCTAAATCAGCGGATTCTGAAGCACTGGCAACGGCTATTGGCTACCTACTACAAGCGCGGCACCGGCCCAGTGGCGATCGAAGATGCCACGCTGATGATGCAGACCCTGCGTCGGGTGAAGTCTGCGGAGGAGCTGGATGCGCTGCGGCGGGCGATCGCGATCGCTGCCAAGGCCCACAACCACGCCCTTGAGATCGCCCGGCCCGGTCGCTATGAGTACGAAATTCAGGCGGAGATGGAGCACATCTTTCGCCTGGAGGGGGCGATGGGGCCTGCCTACACCTCGATCGTGGCGGCGGGGGCCAACGCCTGCATCCTGCATTACGTGGAAAACAACTGCCAGATGCAGGATGGCGATTTGCTGCTAATCGATGCGGGCTGCGCGGTGGACTACTACAACGCCGACATCACCCGCACCTTCCCCGTGGGGGGGCGATTCAGCGACGAGCAGCGGATTTTGTACGAACTGGTGCTGGAGGCGCAGGAGCGTGCGATCGCCGCCGTCAAGCCCGGTGCCCCCTTCAACGAGTTCCACGACGCTGCCACCCGCACCATCACCGCAGGGCTGGTGGACCTGGGCCTGCTAGCGGGCGATATCGACACCCTGATCGAAGAGAAAAAGCACAAAGCTTTCTTCATGCACGGCACCGGCCACTTTCTGGGCCTAGACGTCCACGATGCAGGCATCCTCCGCAACCCCGACAAAACCTGGAAACCTTTTGAAGTGGGCAATGTGGTTACCGTTGAACCGGGAATTTACATTTCCCCCACCTATGAACCCGTCGAAGGGCAGCCTGCCATTGACGATCGCTGGCGAGGTATCGGCATTCGCATTGAAGACGATGTATTGGTAACCGAAACGGGCTGCGAGGTGCTCACCGAGGCGGTGCCCAAAGCCCTGGAGGCGATGGAACGATAG
- a CDS encoding MBL fold metallo-hydrolase encodes MKRRKLLGYAGAGLGASLGMGMIDQAQAQTTGVTIRSLGHTSFLFTGGGRRILVNPFRRIGCTAGFPSPAQPADIVMISSRLFDEGYLNELPGEPRVLTDPGVYDFENLRIQGILTPHDRQGGRHFGNNTVWRWAQGGVNIVHMGGAAAPLRVEEQILLGRPDIMLVPVGGGPKAFDAAEAVQAVQVLRPKIVIPTHYLTTVAGASCELDPVDNFLALMPGTPVTRAGQGALTVRPNDLPSQGMRIQVYQYPRA; translated from the coding sequence ATGAAACGGCGAAAACTACTGGGTTATGCCGGAGCCGGGTTAGGGGCCAGCCTGGGAATGGGGATGATCGACCAGGCCCAGGCCCAAACCACAGGAGTCACAATCCGCAGCCTGGGCCATACGTCCTTCCTGTTTACCGGCGGCGGGCGACGCATTTTGGTTAACCCCTTTCGGCGAATCGGCTGTACCGCGGGGTTTCCTTCCCCAGCCCAACCCGCCGACATTGTGATGATCAGCAGCCGCCTGTTTGATGAGGGCTACCTCAATGAACTGCCCGGCGAGCCTCGCGTGCTGACTGACCCCGGTGTCTACGACTTTGAAAACCTTCGTATTCAAGGCATTCTCACCCCCCACGATCGCCAGGGGGGGCGACACTTCGGCAACAATACGGTCTGGCGGTGGGCCCAGGGCGGGGTGAATATCGTCCACATGGGCGGTGCCGCTGCGCCCCTGCGGGTAGAAGAGCAGATTCTGCTGGGTCGTCCCGACATCATGCTGGTGCCCGTGGGCGGTGGTCCCAAGGCTTTTGATGCTGCCGAAGCGGTACAGGCCGTACAGGTGCTGCGACCCAAAATTGTGATTCCCACCCACTACCTGACCACCGTGGCCGGGGCAAGCTGCGAACTTGACCCGGTGGACAACTTCCTGGCCCTCATGCCGGGTACCCCGGTGACTCGGGCGGGGCAGGGGGCGCTAACGGTGCGGCCCAACGACTTGCCCAGCCAGGGTATGCGGATTCAGGTCTACCAGTATCCAAGGGCCTGA
- the crtI gene encoding phytoene desaturase family protein: MGRKQAIVIGAGVGGLAMGIRLQSLGFDTTIVEALDAPGGRAYVRREQGFTFDMGPTVITVPHFIEELFSLERDRANLLSEDFPSTIVDENKRIKEGVSGGPNTSRYVKIVPILPFYRIYFDDGTFFDYDGDDAHTREQILALGEPGDLEGYKRFHEQSRAIFERGFLELGYTHFGDPVTMLKVAPDLLKLDAVRNLFRFSSRYFKSDKLRQVFTFEPLLVGGNPLSVPAIYAMIHFVEKTWGIHFAMGGTGALVQGFVKKFQDLGGQIRYNAPATQINVTRREGKKVATGVTLKDGTVLNADAVVSNADWATTYGKLIEPQYRFWNSDLRVKLSQQSMSVFVIYFGFKADGNETDKLCHHTIILGPRYEELLKDIFGRKIFPKDFSQYVHLPSLTDPSLAPPGHHAAYTLLPMPNNKSGIDWNEMGDRLRDIVFDFLEERGYLPNLRERLVCHSYITPDYFEGTLDAYVGNAFGLEPLLVQSAFFRPHNRSEDINGLYLVGAGTQPGAGTPSVMMSAKMTARLVAEDYGVDGAIVGGKASSERTPQIV; the protein is encoded by the coding sequence ATGGGCCGCAAACAGGCGATCGTGATCGGGGCGGGTGTCGGCGGGCTGGCCATGGGCATTCGCCTGCAAAGCCTGGGGTTTGACACCACCATCGTCGAGGCGCTGGATGCTCCCGGCGGGCGGGCCTACGTGCGCCGCGAGCAGGGCTTTACCTTCGACATGGGGCCGACGGTGATTACGGTGCCCCACTTTATTGAAGAGCTATTCTCGCTGGAGCGCGATCGCGCCAACCTGCTCTCCGAAGACTTCCCCTCCACCATCGTCGATGAGAACAAGCGGATCAAGGAAGGGGTTTCCGGAGGCCCTAACACCAGCCGCTACGTCAAAATTGTCCCCATCCTGCCCTTCTACCGCATCTACTTCGACGACGGCACCTTTTTTGACTACGACGGCGACGATGCCCACACCCGCGAGCAAATCCTCGCCCTGGGGGAACCCGGTGACCTGGAGGGCTACAAGCGCTTCCACGAGCAGTCCCGCGCCATCTTCGAGCGGGGCTTTTTGGAGCTGGGCTACACCCACTTTGGCGACCCAGTCACCATGCTCAAAGTCGCCCCCGATTTGCTAAAGCTGGATGCGGTGCGCAATCTGTTTCGCTTCAGCAGCCGCTACTTCAAGAGCGACAAACTGCGTCAGGTGTTCACCTTTGAGCCGCTGCTGGTGGGGGGCAACCCCCTGTCGGTGCCCGCCATCTACGCCATGATCCACTTTGTGGAGAAAACCTGGGGCATCCACTTTGCCATGGGCGGCACTGGGGCGCTGGTGCAGGGGTTCGTGAAAAAATTCCAGGACCTGGGCGGCCAGATTCGGTACAACGCTCCGGCGACCCAGATCAACGTCACCCGTAGGGAGGGCAAAAAGGTAGCCACGGGGGTCACCCTGAAGGATGGCACGGTGCTGAACGCCGACGCTGTGGTTTCCAATGCCGACTGGGCCACCACCTACGGCAAGCTGATCGAACCCCAGTACCGCTTCTGGAACAGCGACCTGCGGGTGAAGCTGTCTCAGCAGTCGATGTCGGTGTTTGTGATCTACTTTGGCTTCAAGGCCGACGGCAACGAGACCGACAAACTCTGCCACCACACCATCATCCTTGGCCCCCGCTACGAGGAGCTGTTGAAGGATATCTTTGGCCGCAAGATCTTTCCTAAGGATTTCTCCCAGTACGTTCACCTGCCCAGCCTCACGGACCCGTCTTTGGCCCCGCCCGGTCACCACGCCGCCTACACCCTGCTGCCCATGCCCAACAACAAGTCGGGCATCGACTGGAACGAAATGGGCGATCGCCTGCGTGATATCGTCTTCGACTTCCTCGAAGAGCGCGGCTACCTGCCCAACCTGCGTGAGCGGCTGGTGTGCCACAGCTACATCACCCCCGACTACTTCGAGGGCACCCTCGATGCCTACGTGGGCAATGCCTTTGGCCTGGAACCGCTGCTGGTGCAGTCGGCCTTTTTCCGGCCCCACAACCGCAGCGAAGACATCAACGGGCTATACCTGGTCGGGGCCGGTACCCAGCCCGGTGCGGGCACCCCCAGCGTGATGATGTCCGCCAAAATGACGGCCCGGCTGGTGGCCGAAGACTACGGGGTCGATGGGGCGATCGTCGGCGGTAAGGCCAGCTCCGAGCGCACGCCCCAGATCGTGTAG
- a CDS encoding Uma2 family endonuclease, with protein sequence MSVAKNPVRWTIKDIEALPENEWVRYEIIDGELFVTRSPHHKHQQLAGRIFAALDNWAFASGQGEASIMPGLIFSDSDNVSPDVVWASTERIAQIQDEAGHFQGAPELVVEVLSPGKVNEERDRTAKLKLYSIQGVQEYWIVDRTAKRIEIYRREQAQLTLTKTLLAQDTLTSDLLPGFACEVARLFAARG encoded by the coding sequence ATGAGCGTTGCCAAAAACCCAGTCCGCTGGACAATTAAAGACATCGAAGCGCTACCCGAAAATGAATGGGTCCGCTACGAGATCATCGACGGAGAACTGTTTGTGACCAGGTCACCTCACCACAAGCATCAGCAGCTAGCTGGCCGTATTTTTGCGGCCTTGGATAACTGGGCATTCGCCTCGGGGCAGGGTGAGGCGTCTATCATGCCGGGGCTGATTTTTTCAGACTCAGACAATGTTTCTCCCGATGTGGTGTGGGCCAGCACCGAGCGCATTGCCCAAATTCAAGACGAGGCGGGTCACTTTCAAGGAGCTCCAGAATTAGTTGTAGAAGTGTTATCGCCCGGCAAAGTGAACGAAGAACGAGACCGTACCGCCAAGCTCAAACTCTACTCAATTCAGGGCGTGCAGGAATACTGGATCGTCGATCGCACCGCTAAGCGCATCGAGATCTACCGTCGTGAGCAGGCTCAATTAACTTTGACCAAAACCCTTTTGGCCCAAGACACCCTTACCTCAGACCTACTGCCAGGCTTTGCGTGCGAGGTAGCCCGCCTATTTGCAGCGCGAGGTTGA
- a CDS encoding anthranilate synthase component II: MILVIDNYDSFTYNLVQYLGELGATLRVASDLRVFRNDEITVEQIAALRPDGIVISPGPGTPDDSGVSLAVIQTLGPTIPILGVCLGHQSIGQVFGGDVVRAAELMHGKTSPVFHTGQGVFAGLENPFQATRYHSLVIDRPTCPDVLEITAWVEDGTIMGVQHRDYPHLQGVQFHPESILTDAGMQILRNFLLSLPVPVTM; this comes from the coding sequence ATGATTCTTGTAATCGACAACTACGACAGCTTTACCTACAACCTGGTGCAGTACCTGGGTGAACTTGGGGCAACCCTCCGCGTAGCCAGCGATCTGCGCGTGTTTCGCAACGACGAAATCACCGTGGAGCAGATTGCCGCCCTTCGTCCCGACGGCATTGTCATTTCCCCCGGCCCCGGCACCCCTGACGATTCCGGCGTTTCCCTGGCGGTAATTCAAACCCTTGGCCCCACCATTCCCATTTTGGGCGTGTGCCTGGGCCACCAGAGCATTGGCCAGGTGTTTGGCGGCGATGTAGTGCGCGCCGCCGAACTCATGCACGGTAAAACCTCCCCCGTTTTCCACACGGGTCAGGGCGTGTTTGCCGGGCTGGAAAACCCCTTCCAGGCCACCCGCTACCACAGCCTGGTGATCGATCGCCCCACCTGCCCCGACGTGCTAGAGATTACCGCCTGGGTCGAGGACGGCACCATCATGGGCGTGCAGCACCGCGACTACCCCCACCTGCAAGGGGTGCAGTTCCACCCCGAAAGCATCCTCACCGACGCGGGCATGCAAATTCTGCGCAACTTCCTGCTGTCGCTACCAGTCCCTGTCACTATGTAG